A region of the Pseudonocardia cypriaca genome:
CGCGCGGGTGATCACCGCCTACGACGTGCCGACCATCTGGACGCGCGTGGACGACCCCGGACGATCCGAAGCGCTGGTCGCGACCACCCGACGCACCCTCGACAGACTCGGGCCGGAGGCACCACCTGCGCTTCGCGCGCGTCTGCTCGCCACCGTCGGGCTCGAGCACCGGGGATCCCGGGACCGCTGGGCGGCCGACGCGGCCACGGAGGCCGAGCGGCTCGCCCGGGACCTGCAGGACCCGGGCGTGCTGGCGCTCGCGCTCAACGCCCGGTTCGTGCAGTCGTTCCAGCGACCGGGGCGCACCGGGGAACGCCACGCCATCGGCGCCGAGCTCATCGAGCTCTCCGTGCGGCACGAACTCCCCACGTTCGAGGTCCTAGGCCATCTCGTCGAGATCCAGGTCCAAGCGGCCCGCGGCGACACCGAGGCCGCGGAGCGCCACGTCGTGGCGGCCGAGCGGCTCGCCACCGTCCACGAGGCGCCGGTCGTCCACGTGCTCGCTGCCGCGTTCCGGACGATGCAGCTGGCGGCGCGGTCCAGCGACCCCGCCGAGGTCGCGCACGCCTACCGCGCGGTGGCCACCGAGCTGGCCGGGGCCGGTATGCCCGGGGTGGAGGCGGGCTTCCTCCCGCTCGCGCTGCTCTCGGTGCGCATCCGCCACGGGCGTCCCGCGCCGACGACTCCCGACCTCGACTGGGGCCCCCACCGCCTCTGGGTCCGGCCGCTGCTCGACCACGCCCGTGGCGACCTCGCGGCCGCCCGGCAGGCCGCCGCCACCCTGCCCGCACCCGCCGCCGACCACCTGTACGACGCGCTGTGGGCCGTCAACGCGCACACGGCGGTCCTGCTCGGCGACGACGCACTCGCCGCGCGAGCCCGTGCCGCCCTCGACCCACTGCGCGGTGAGATCGCGGGCGGGGTCACCGCCATGATCACCTTCGGGCCGATCGACGACATCCTCGCGACGCTTGACGAGCACCTCGATGCGCGATAGCTCGCTCTAGTCGTCGTCATCGTCATCGTCGTCGCGGTCGGGCTCACCGGGGCGCAGGATGTCGACGCTGCCGAACGCACCCGTGGCGTCGACCACGACCTCCTGGCCGGTTCCGGTGCAGGCCAGTGCGCAGTCGGTGCTGCCGAAGATCACCGCTCCCTCGGGCCGCGCCCGCATGCCCTCCGGGACGACGACGTCGACGCTGCCGAAGAGCATGCCCACCTCGACGCGGTCCTGGCCGGGCGCGACGGTGACCTGCCGGTTGCCGAAGACGGCCGCGCCGTCGGTCGCCGTGACGACGTGCACGCCGCCGAAGATCACGGCCCCGATGGCCGCGATCCCGACCAGCGACCCGCCGAGCCGCTGCCCGAGGCTCTTCGACGGCCCCTTCTCGGGAACCGCCGCCACGACCGCGGTGGGCTGCTCGCCGGGACCCGGTCGGTACGGAGGCAGGTCGCGAACCAGCTCGTCCAGGTCGCCCTGGGTGCGGGCGGCCCAGCACGACGCGGCGCGCTCGTCGTACTCGATGAGGGTGAGCACGCCGTCGCCGTGCGCCTGCTGCAGGTGCGCGTCGGTGGCGCGGCGTTCGCGGTCGCCGATGCGCAGCTCGGGTCCTC
Encoded here:
- a CDS encoding DUF1707 SHOCT-like domain-containing protein, producing MDEPRGPELRIGDRERRATDAHLQQAHGDGVLTLIEYDERAASCWAARTQGDLDELVRDLPPYRPGPGEQPTAVVAAVPEKGPSKSLGQRLGGSLVGIAAIGAVIFGGVHVVTATDGAAVFGNRQVTVAPGQDRVEVGMLFGSVDVVVPEGMRARPEGAVIFGSTDCALACTGTGQEVVVDATGAFGSVDILRPGEPDRDDDDDDDD
- a CDS encoding BTAD domain-containing putative transcriptional regulator, translating into MEIHVRVLGPVEVRDAGGRPIAVGSRRRRELLGRLVAAGGRPVPLEVLVDDLWEDHPHTAAGTVRTFVGELRRALEPDRRPRTRSQVIETVGTGYALRIPRARVDAHRFEDTLRAVRDEHSREAVGPLTDALSWWAGEPYTDLDASPWLTQERARLAELHRQAVELRAGAVLDLGRGASLVPELEAFAAAHPWRESSWVLLAHALYQADRQVDALASLRAARARLLDRYGLESADSLDHLERDILRHAPHLRPSPRDEDRLRLLTRTEATGTYTRLRSMSAVARAAAVTGGANLVLAQEQRAAAVAEAERTGDPLLTARVITAYDVPTIWTRVDDPGRSEALVATTRRTLDRLGPEAPPALRARLLATVGLEHRGSRDRWAADAATEAERLARDLQDPGVLALALNARFVQSFQRPGRTGERHAIGAELIELSVRHELPTFEVLGHLVEIQVQAARGDTEAAERHVVAAERLATVHEAPVVHVLAAAFRTMQLAARSSDPAEVAHAYRAVATELAGAGMPGVEAGFLPLALLSVRIRHGRPAPTTPDLDWGPHRLWVRPLLDHARGDLAAARQAAATLPAPAADHLYDALWAVNAHTAVLLGDDALAARARAALDPLRGEIAGGVTAMITFGPIDDILATLDEHLDAR